From one Pseudomonas sp. B21-048 genomic stretch:
- a CDS encoding methyl-accepting chemotaxis protein has protein sequence MKNWTLRQRILASFAVIIAIMLLMVVVSFSRLMKIDAGADRVRIDAVPGVYFSSMIRGAWVDSFNLTQQIVGLSGRREITAADQAMYKSFEERLDEQMAHYRKTIFTPDDQALFEEFEVRHRLYNQELSNVLDLYQRKEYEAARLALEQKLTPAWANGRKQVSSLLENNHALAEQSTLAISDAVTAAKISMGVSLLVAIIVAGLCGLLLMRAIMAPMNRIVQILEIMRTGDLSSRLDLDRKDEFGAVETGFNDMMTELTSLVSQAQRSSVQVTTSVTEIAASSKQQQATATETAATTTEIGATSREIAATSRDLVRTMTEVSTAADQASVLAGSGQQGLARMEDTMHSVMGAADLVNAKLAILNEKAGNINQVVVTIVKVADQTNLLSLNAAIEAEKAGEYGRGFAVVATEVRRLADQTAVATYDIEQMVREIQSAVSAGVMGMDKFSEEVRRGMSEVQSVGEQLSQIIHQVQALAPRVLMVNEGMQAQATGAEQINHALVQLGDASSQTVESLRQASFAIDELSQVAVGLRGGVSRFKV, from the coding sequence GTGAAGAACTGGACGTTGCGCCAACGCATTTTGGCGAGCTTTGCGGTAATTATCGCGATCATGCTGTTGATGGTCGTGGTGTCTTTTTCTCGGCTGATGAAGATCGACGCCGGTGCAGACAGGGTCCGTATCGATGCAGTGCCCGGTGTGTATTTCAGTTCAATGATCCGTGGTGCCTGGGTCGACAGTTTTAACCTCACCCAGCAGATTGTCGGCCTTTCGGGGCGTCGCGAAATCACCGCCGCCGATCAAGCCATGTACAAGAGCTTCGAAGAGCGCTTGGACGAGCAGATGGCCCACTACCGCAAGACCATTTTCACACCGGACGATCAGGCCCTCTTCGAGGAGTTCGAAGTGCGTCATCGGCTCTACAATCAAGAATTGAGCAATGTCCTCGACCTCTATCAGCGCAAAGAGTACGAGGCCGCGCGTCTTGCCCTGGAGCAAAAGCTCACGCCGGCATGGGCCAATGGGCGCAAGCAAGTGAGCAGCCTTCTTGAAAATAATCACGCCCTGGCTGAACAATCCACGCTGGCCATCAGTGATGCGGTAACGGCCGCCAAAATCAGCATGGGCGTCTCTTTGCTGGTCGCGATCATCGTTGCCGGCCTCTGCGGCCTGCTGTTGATGCGCGCGATCATGGCGCCGATGAACCGCATTGTGCAGATCCTCGAAATCATGCGCACCGGCGATCTCAGCAGTCGCCTGGATCTTGATCGCAAGGACGAGTTCGGCGCGGTGGAAACCGGCTTCAACGACATGATGACCGAGCTCACGTCGCTGGTGTCCCAGGCCCAGCGCTCCTCGGTGCAGGTCACCACGTCGGTCACGGAAATTGCCGCGTCGTCCAAGCAGCAGCAGGCCACCGCCACCGAAACCGCGGCCACCACCACCGAGATCGGCGCGACATCGCGTGAAATTGCCGCCACCTCGCGGGACCTGGTGCGCACCATGACCGAAGTCTCCACCGCCGCCGATCAGGCGTCGGTGCTGGCCGGTTCCGGTCAGCAAGGCCTGGCGCGCATGGAAGACACCATGCACTCGGTGATGGGCGCGGCGGATCTGGTGAACGCCAAACTGGCGATCCTCAACGAGAAGGCGGGCAATATCAATCAGGTGGTGGTGACCATCGTCAAAGTTGCCGACCAGACCAACCTGCTGTCCCTGAACGCCGCGATCGAAGCCGAGAAGGCTGGTGAATACGGTCGCGGGTTTGCCGTGGTCGCCACCGAAGTGCGGCGTCTGGCGGACCAAACCGCTGTGGCCACCTACGACATCGAGCAGATGGTGCGTGAGATCCAGTCGGCGGTGTCGGCCGGGGTCATGGGCATGGACAAGTTTTCCGAAGAAGTGCGTCGTGGCATGTCCGAGGTGCAGTCGGTGGGCGAGCAGCTGTCGCAGATCATCCATCAGGTTCAGGCGCTGGCGCCACGGGTGTTGATGGTCAATGAAGGCATGCAGGCCCAGGCCACCGGCGCCGAGCAGATCAACCACGCGTTGGTGCAGTTGGGTGATGCCAGCAGCCAGACCGTCGAGTCCCTGCGTCAGGCCAGTTTCGCCATCGATGAACTGAGTCAGG